Part of the Pseudomonas sp. P8_241 genome is shown below.
TGCCGATGGCGCGCCACGTTGCGGTGTGGAAACAGACGGCGGAAATCCTCCCGCCATTGTCGCCGAGCGACCCGTCCAAAGGCATCGCCGAAGTGGTGATGATCCCGGTGGTCGGCGCCATCGGCAACGCCGTAGCGCATGCCATCGGCAAACGTGTCCGCGACCTGCCTATCACTTCTGCACGCATCAAGGAGGCCCTCAATGGCTAACCGTCCGCTTCAACTGACCCTCAACGGTCAATCCGTCGGCCCGGTGGACATCCCTGATGACCTGCCGATGATCGACTACCTGCACGAATACAAGAACCTCACCGGTTCGCGCCTGGGCTGTGGCCAGGGTATCTGTCACGCCTGCGTGGTGATCGTCGACAACCCGGACGGCACCAGCGAAGAAGTGCGCACTTGTATCACCGGCGCGCACTACTTCGAAGGCAAGAAAGTACGGACCATCGAAGGCCACGCGAGCCGCGACGAGCAGGGTAAGGTCACCGAGCTGAACCCGATCCAGCAGCGCTTCGTCGACGAATTCGCCTTCCAGTGCAGCTACTGCGCGCCGGGCTTCGTCAATGCGGCGACCGTGCTGGTGGAAAAGCTGCAGCGCCAGCCCATAGTCAAAAGCCAGCTGGAAAAAGTCATCGAGGACAGCCTCGGGCATCACATCTGCCGTTGCACCGGATACGTGCGCTACTACAGCGCCACCCGCAACGTGCTGACTGATCTCGGCCTGGTCAAGGAGGGTTAAGCATGAAGCTTCTACTTAGCCGTCTGGCGTTGGCGGTTGGTCTGGCTGCGCCTGTGGTGGCAGCTCACGCGGATGATGCGCAGGTCAAGCAAGGCGAGTACCTCGCCCGCGCCGCCGACTGCATGGCGTGCCACACCGCACCCGGTGGCGCACCGTATGCTGGCGGCCTGCCGATCGTCTCGCCGTTCGGCACGATCTACGGCACCAACATCACCCCGAGCAAAGAGCACGGCATCGGTTCGTACAGCGATGAAGACTTCTTCGCCGCACTGACCGAAGGCAAGCGCCGCGATGGCGCGAACCTGTATCCGGCGATGCCTTACACCTCGTACCACCTGATCCCGCGTGCAGACTCTGACGCGATTCATGCCTACCTGAAGACCGTAGAGCCGATAGAACGTGCCGCACCGGTCACCAGCCTGAGCTTTCCGTTCAACGTGCGGCTGGGCCTGATGGGCTGGAACATGATGTACGGCAAGGACGTGAAGCTGGAGTCGGCCGATGGTAAAAGCGAAGCCTGGAAGCGCGGCCAGTACATGGTCGACGTACTC
Proteins encoded:
- a CDS encoding (2Fe-2S)-binding protein — translated: MANRPLQLTLNGQSVGPVDIPDDLPMIDYLHEYKNLTGSRLGCGQGICHACVVIVDNPDGTSEEVRTCITGAHYFEGKKVRTIEGHASRDEQGKVTELNPIQQRFVDEFAFQCSYCAPGFVNAATVLVEKLQRQPIVKSQLEKVIEDSLGHHICRCTGYVRYYSATRNVLTDLGLVKEG